In Aristaeella hokkaidonensis, the following are encoded in one genomic region:
- a CDS encoding ABC transporter ATP-binding protein, with translation MGDQIILDHVTKVFTTKTLGNIVAVDDFNLRVHEGECFSFLGPSGCGKSTTLRMIAGFEDLTEGEIELCGRLVSSSKKNLYVPPEERGLGMVFQAFAVWPHMNVFENVAFPLRIQKLNKTDIVRRVNEALHHTSLTGLEKAWPGDLSGGQQQRIALARAIVTNPKVMLLDEPLSNLDPKLRETMRFEIKALQRKFNFTIIFVTHDQSEAMAISDRMMVCDMGKIMQIDTPENLYNKPCNRFVHNFLGESTFINVVIQDGKAYPKGHMDQPLNLTVPADAAEEMVVATRPNEIALTGPDDDGFATHVEKRIFLTDRTEYLVPVGDQLLKVQTPHRVTFAQGEACSVHLVEPMWYPADDEAAEKERARRQLV, from the coding sequence GTGGGAGATCAGATTATCCTGGATCATGTTACCAAAGTATTCACGACAAAAACGCTGGGCAATATCGTGGCTGTGGATGATTTCAACCTGCGGGTGCACGAAGGTGAATGCTTCTCCTTCCTGGGCCCCTCCGGCTGCGGCAAATCAACCACCCTGCGCATGATTGCCGGATTTGAGGATCTGACAGAAGGTGAGATCGAACTGTGCGGCAGGCTGGTATCCTCCAGCAAAAAGAATCTGTATGTTCCGCCGGAAGAACGGGGACTGGGTATGGTATTCCAGGCCTTTGCGGTCTGGCCGCATATGAATGTTTTTGAGAACGTAGCCTTCCCCCTGCGCATCCAGAAACTGAACAAGACGGATATCGTCCGCCGGGTGAATGAAGCGCTGCATCATACCAGCCTGACGGGGCTGGAAAAAGCCTGGCCGGGCGACCTGTCCGGCGGCCAGCAGCAACGTATCGCCCTGGCCCGGGCGATTGTCACAAATCCCAAGGTTATGTTGCTGGATGAGCCCCTGTCGAACCTGGACCCCAAACTGCGGGAAACCATGCGCTTTGAAATCAAAGCCCTGCAGCGGAAGTTCAACTTCACCATTATCTTCGTAACTCACGACCAGTCTGAAGCCATGGCGATCTCGGACCGGATGATGGTGTGTGATATGGGTAAAATCATGCAGATTGATACTCCGGAAAACCTGTACAATAAACCCTGCAACCGATTCGTTCATAACTTCCTGGGTGAGAGTACCTTTATCAATGTGGTTATCCAGGACGGCAAGGCTTATCCCAAAGGCCATATGGATCAGCCCCTGAATCTTACCGTGCCTGCTGATGCGGCCGAGGAAATGGTGGTGGCCACCCGTCCCAATGAGATTGCCCTGACAGGTCCGGATGATGACGGTTTTGCGACCCATGTTGAAAAACGTATTTTCCTGACAGACCGCACGGAATACCTTGTGCCTGTGGGCGACCAGCTGCTGAAGGTACAGACACCCCATCGCGTTACCTTTGCCCAGGGCGAGGCATGCAGCGTCCATCTGGTGGAGCCTATGTGGTATCCGGCGGATGACGAAGCCGCGGAAAAGGAACGTGCCCGCAGACAGCTTGTGTAA
- a CDS encoding iron-containing alcohol dehydrogenase yields the protein MFGFKYFTPTKVVFGRETESQVASLIKEFGGKKVLIHYGGGSVIRSGLMKKVTDSLDAAGIPYVMLGGAVPNPRLSLVYEGIDLCKKEGVDFLLAVGGGSAIDSAKAIGYGVTNDGDVWDFYDYKRKATACLPLGVILTLAATGSEMSDSSVITKEEGLVKRGYSSDYCRPKFAIMNPELTMTLPDYQTACGCTDIMMHTMERYFTNGGNMEITDALAEGLIRTVMKNAEILVKDPKNYEARAEVMWAGSLSHNGLTGCGNDGGDWMTHKLEHELGGLYDVAHGAGLAAIWGSWARYVCGNCLPRFKQFAVNVMGVEPVGSDEEIALKGIEAMEDFYRRIHMPTNLRELGVNATDEDLAEMAHKCAVGVGGSMGSARLLYEKDMLEIFKASR from the coding sequence ATGTTTGGATTCAAATACTTTACACCCACCAAAGTGGTCTTTGGCAGGGAAACAGAATCTCAGGTTGCATCCCTGATTAAGGAATTCGGCGGAAAAAAAGTCCTGATTCATTACGGCGGCGGCAGCGTGATCCGCTCCGGCCTGATGAAGAAAGTTACGGATTCGCTTGACGCAGCAGGAATCCCTTATGTGATGCTCGGCGGTGCCGTACCGAATCCCCGCCTCTCTCTGGTATATGAAGGCATTGATCTGTGCAAAAAGGAAGGGGTTGATTTCCTGCTGGCCGTTGGCGGCGGAAGCGCTATCGACTCTGCCAAAGCCATCGGCTACGGTGTCACCAATGACGGCGACGTCTGGGATTTCTATGATTACAAGCGAAAAGCCACAGCCTGTCTGCCCCTGGGCGTCATCCTGACTCTCGCCGCCACCGGAAGCGAAATGAGCGACTCTTCCGTCATTACCAAGGAAGAAGGCCTGGTCAAGCGCGGCTATAGCAGTGATTACTGCCGTCCGAAATTTGCTATCATGAATCCGGAACTGACCATGACCCTTCCGGACTATCAGACTGCCTGCGGCTGCACCGATATCATGATGCACACCATGGAACGCTATTTCACCAACGGCGGAAACATGGAAATCACCGATGCCCTGGCGGAAGGCCTGATCCGCACCGTGATGAAAAACGCTGAAATCCTTGTGAAGGATCCGAAAAACTACGAAGCCCGCGCTGAAGTTATGTGGGCCGGAAGTCTCTCCCATAATGGACTCACCGGCTGCGGCAACGACGGCGGTGACTGGATGACGCATAAGCTGGAGCATGAGCTGGGCGGCCTGTATGATGTTGCCCACGGTGCCGGGCTGGCTGCCATCTGGGGAAGCTGGGCCCGGTACGTCTGTGGAAACTGTCTGCCCCGGTTTAAGCAGTTTGCTGTCAATGTCATGGGTGTTGAACCCGTCGGTTCAGATGAGGAAATCGCTCTGAAGGGCATTGAAGCCATGGAAGACTTCTACCGCCGGATTCATATGCCCACCAACCTGAGGGAACTCGGCGTCAATGCCACCGACGAAGACCTGGCCGAAATGGCTCATAAGTGCGCTGTCGGCGTAGGCGGCTCCATGGGTTCCGCTCGGCTGCTGTATGAAAAGGACATGCTGGAAATCTTCAAGGCCAGCCGGTAA
- a CDS encoding aldo/keto reductase has protein sequence MSINLNAMPKLGFGLMRLPEKDGVIDIGHVNRMVDAYMQAGMNYFDTAYVYHGGNSEKAIKEALVKRYPRDQFMLATKLPAWCLKGPEDRDRVFNEQLERCGVDYFDFYLLHSIEDGSNGDTYERLDCFNWGLQKKAEGKIRHFGFSFHGSPFYLIKVLDAHPEIEFVQIQLNYADWKNPVVRSGELYEILHNRDIPMIIMEPVKGGTLAALKPELEAMYKAARPEASIASWALRFVGSLPGVMTILSGMSTEEQMKDNIGTFINFEPLTEDEKKLVDKVRTIMLNVPQIGCTSCRYCTPGCPMNISIPDVFRAVNTMNLYGDEFRPKAFYGGLIGQGYGRAFDCIACGQCEGVCPQHLPIIDLLKEASGKLDA, from the coding sequence ATGAGTATCAATCTGAATGCCATGCCAAAGCTGGGGTTCGGCCTCATGCGCCTGCCCGAGAAAGACGGAGTCATCGATATCGGCCATGTAAACCGCATGGTGGATGCCTATATGCAGGCCGGGATGAATTACTTTGATACAGCCTATGTTTATCACGGCGGCAATTCCGAGAAAGCCATCAAGGAAGCCCTGGTAAAACGCTATCCGCGTGATCAGTTCATGCTTGCCACAAAGCTTCCAGCCTGGTGCCTCAAAGGGCCGGAAGACAGGGATCGTGTATTCAATGAACAGCTGGAACGGTGCGGTGTGGATTACTTTGATTTCTACCTGCTCCATTCCATTGAGGACGGCAGCAACGGCGATACCTATGAACGCCTGGACTGCTTCAATTGGGGACTGCAGAAAAAAGCGGAAGGCAAAATCCGGCACTTCGGTTTTTCCTTCCACGGAAGTCCCTTCTATCTGATCAAGGTTCTGGACGCCCATCCGGAAATTGAGTTCGTGCAGATCCAGCTGAACTACGCAGACTGGAAAAACCCTGTCGTCCGTTCCGGGGAACTGTATGAAATCCTGCACAACAGGGATATCCCCATGATCATTATGGAGCCGGTCAAGGGCGGTACGCTTGCCGCACTGAAGCCGGAACTGGAAGCCATGTACAAGGCAGCCCGTCCTGAAGCTTCCATCGCCTCCTGGGCGCTGCGCTTTGTCGGTTCCCTGCCGGGAGTCATGACCATTCTGTCAGGTATGAGCACCGAAGAGCAGATGAAAGATAACATTGGAACATTCATCAACTTTGAACCGCTGACCGAAGATGAAAAGAAACTGGTGGACAAAGTCCGGACCATCATGCTCAATGTGCCGCAGATCGGCTGTACGTCCTGCCGGTACTGCACGCCCGGATGCCCGATGAATATATCAATCCCGGACGTGTTCCGCGCAGTGAACACCATGAACCTGTACGGTGATGAGTTCCGTCCCAAAGCATTCTACGGCGGACTGATCGGCCAGGGATACGGCCGCGCTTTCGACTGCATCGCCTGCGGCCAGTGCGAAGGCGTATGCCCGCAGCACCTGCCGATCATTGACCTGTTGAAAGAGGCTTCCGGCAAACTGGATGCCTGA
- a CDS encoding ABC transporter permease, whose translation MRRYGSHVSAELAAVDGRKRLNMDKVMTVVCFILLLIIVVIPIVMIIYNAFFNEGKPEIDMFVEQVTDGKNLEAMWNTLKIAVFATILGTIMGVFYAWLLGRSDIPAKGLMRALFNIPYMFPPFLGAMAWDMMFNGRSGYINKWLRDLFHLSGMPININSVWGIVFVEVSYYFPFVFMQVVSALERMDPTLEESARIAGAKQRQVIWKITLPLVKPAISAGALLILTTSLAHFGVPSILGYAKGIYTLPTRIYAVIYNSGGSFDGIRQGAALSVMLVVVVAIALILQNKILSSGNYDIIKGKSMRPTLIKLRGAKIPLFLLAILTLILIVIVPLVMIVLVSFLKAYGLPIAFENFTLAQYVKVFTANGTIAAIRNSLFVSITAGIICMFLGTLVAYVVQKIRPKGKGILEVTSMLPYAIPGTVLSIGVILAWSGRIAGINLYNTIWIILVAYLARYLSFSMKTSSAALLQVHSSLEEAARVCGASHTEGLADITLPLIRPAMVSGFFLIFLPAMREVTTSILLYGPYTRTLGVQIYSLRDAGMIPQAAALATVAIGIIIILNTIVTKITKDRKGV comes from the coding sequence ATGAGACGCTACGGCAGTCATGTCAGCGCAGAGCTGGCAGCCGTGGACGGACGGAAACGGCTGAACATGGATAAGGTCATGACGGTGGTCTGCTTTATCCTGCTGCTCATCATCGTGGTGATTCCCATTGTGATGATTATCTACAACGCCTTTTTCAACGAGGGAAAGCCGGAAATCGACATGTTCGTGGAACAGGTGACGGACGGCAAGAACCTGGAGGCTATGTGGAACACCCTGAAGATCGCCGTGTTCGCGACCATCCTGGGAACCATTATGGGTGTGTTCTATGCCTGGCTCCTTGGCCGAAGCGATATTCCGGCCAAGGGCCTGATGCGGGCGCTGTTCAACATTCCGTACATGTTCCCGCCGTTTTTGGGAGCCATGGCCTGGGACATGATGTTCAACGGCCGCTCCGGCTACATCAACAAATGGCTCAGGGACCTGTTCCATCTGAGCGGTATGCCCATCAACATCAACTCCGTCTGGGGTATCGTGTTTGTTGAAGTCAGTTACTATTTCCCCTTTGTGTTCATGCAGGTGGTATCCGCACTGGAACGCATGGATCCCACGCTGGAGGAATCCGCGCGCATTGCCGGCGCGAAGCAGCGCCAGGTGATCTGGAAGATCACCCTGCCGCTGGTGAAACCCGCTATTTCCGCCGGCGCATTGCTGATCCTGACCACCTCCCTGGCCCATTTCGGCGTGCCCTCCATCCTGGGCTATGCCAAGGGCATATATACCCTGCCGACCCGGATTTACGCCGTGATCTACAACTCCGGCGGATCCTTTGACGGTATCCGCCAGGGCGCGGCGCTCTCTGTCATGCTGGTGGTGGTTGTAGCCATTGCCCTGATCCTGCAGAACAAAATCCTGTCCTCGGGCAACTACGATATCATAAAGGGTAAATCCATGCGTCCGACGCTGATCAAGCTGCGCGGCGCGAAGATTCCCCTGTTCCTGCTGGCGATCCTGACACTGATCCTGATCGTGATCGTGCCGCTGGTGATGATCGTGCTGGTTTCCTTCCTGAAAGCCTACGGCCTGCCGATTGCCTTTGAGAACTTCACGCTGGCGCAGTACGTCAAGGTGTTCACGGCAAACGGCACCATCGCCGCAATCCGAAACTCCCTGTTCGTATCCATTACGGCCGGTATCATCTGTATGTTTCTTGGTACGCTGGTGGCATACGTGGTGCAGAAGATCCGGCCCAAGGGCAAAGGCATCCTGGAAGTTACCTCCATGCTACCCTATGCTATTCCCGGCACGGTGCTGTCCATCGGTGTGATCCTGGCCTGGAGTGGACGCATTGCGGGCATCAACCTGTACAATACCATCTGGATCATCCTGGTGGCATATCTGGCGCGGTACCTGAGCTTCAGTATGAAGACCTCCTCAGCAGCCCTGCTGCAGGTGCACTCTTCCCTGGAGGAAGCAGCCCGCGTCTGCGGCGCCAGCCATACCGAGGGACTGGCGGATATTACCCTGCCCCTGATCCGCCCGGCCATGGTGAGCGGCTTCTTCCTGATTTTCCTGCCGGCCATGCGCGAGGTTACGACATCCATCCTGCTGTACGGCCCCTATACCCGCACGCTGGGCGTACAGATCTACTCCCTGCGCGACGCGGGCATGATTCCCCAGGCAGCTGCACTGGCAACCGTGGCGATCGGTATTATCATTATCCTGAATACCATTGTAACCAAGATTACCAAGGACAGGAAGGGGGTGTAA
- a CDS encoding GNAT family N-acetyltransferase: MRIETERLIITEFTPDMAQAVHENSLDEDNRRFVPDEVFETVDEARETIEFLMGQYSRPDGPLVYPVLTKAGGENIGYVQMAPIGNGIWEIGYHIAKQYTGNGYATEAVNAFLPVITGSMGIDQVQGICLSDNIASKHVLKKCGFEPVFEGVSDYQGEQREVFRSIWKRA; encoded by the coding sequence ATGCGAATTGAAACAGAAAGACTGATTATCACCGAGTTTACCCCGGATATGGCACAGGCTGTCCATGAAAACTCCCTTGATGAAGATAACCGGAGATTCGTTCCGGACGAAGTGTTTGAAACAGTAGACGAAGCCCGGGAAACCATTGAGTTTCTTATGGGCCAGTATAGCCGGCCTGACGGCCCCCTGGTATACCCTGTCCTGACAAAAGCCGGCGGCGAGAACATCGGATATGTTCAGATGGCTCCCATCGGAAACGGAATCTGGGAAATCGGCTATCATATTGCGAAGCAGTATACCGGAAACGGCTATGCCACGGAAGCTGTCAACGCCTTCCTGCCTGTCATCACCGGATCCATGGGAATAGATCAAGTGCAGGGGATCTGCCTCAGCGACAATATTGCCTCAAAGCACGTCCTGAAAAAGTGCGGATTCGAACCGGTGTTTGAGGGTGTCAGCGATTACCAGGGAGAACAGCGGGAAGTGTTCCGGAGCATCTGGAAAAGGGCCTGA
- a CDS encoding pyridoxal phosphate-dependent aminotransferase: MWVTENPSEWLDFSANLRPEGPAQWVTEVIRQSLDNIRYYPDPEMKQARKGIARFLKIPEEYILPTAGGAAAIDLVTQLDGGCIFTLPPTFGEYTARAAIHGRKTAVWEGSCEPGDTLIVCNPNNPTGEVRTKETLLAILTETKACGGRLAVDEAFIEYCPEYSLRRDLQPGLILLGSFSKILGTPGVRLGYICAEPEIIERLRQKTLSWTPDTAATEIAAALPEHKEQIAAECELNRERRNLFRTQLQKLGAEVHPSEGNFLLVDFHWDMTAAAETLKARKILVRTCTSFGLPASFWRLAVKTEEENTRLIAALEEILHVR, encoded by the coding sequence GTGTGGGTCACTGAGAACCCGTCCGAATGGCTTGACTTTTCCGCAAACCTGAGGCCGGAAGGACCGGCACAATGGGTTACGGAAGTGATACGTCAATCGCTGGACAATATACGGTACTACCCGGATCCTGAGATGAAGCAAGCCCGTAAAGGGATTGCCCGTTTCCTGAAGATTCCGGAGGAATATATCCTGCCAACGGCGGGCGGAGCAGCTGCCATTGATCTGGTGACACAGCTGGACGGCGGATGCATATTTACTCTGCCGCCAACCTTCGGGGAATACACCGCACGGGCAGCGATCCATGGACGAAAGACAGCCGTGTGGGAGGGTTCCTGTGAACCGGGAGACACACTGATTGTGTGCAATCCCAATAACCCCACAGGCGAGGTCCGGACAAAGGAGACACTGCTGGCAATACTGACGGAAACGAAGGCGTGCGGCGGCCGTCTGGCAGTGGATGAAGCCTTCATCGAATACTGTCCGGAATACAGCCTGCGCAGGGATCTGCAACCCGGACTGATCCTCCTGGGATCCTTTTCAAAAATCCTCGGCACTCCCGGCGTACGGCTCGGTTATATATGCGCAGAACCGGAAATCATTGAAAGGCTCCGGCAGAAGACGCTTTCCTGGACACCGGACACGGCCGCAACGGAAATAGCTGCAGCGCTTCCTGAACATAAAGAACAGATTGCGGCAGAGTGTGAACTGAACAGGGAAAGAAGAAACCTGTTCAGAACGCAGCTGCAGAAGCTGGGCGCGGAGGTTCATCCTTCGGAGGGCAATTTCCTGCTGGTTGATTTTCACTGGGATATGACTGCCGCAGCAGAAACGCTGAAGGCCCGGAAAATCCTGGTCCGCACCTGTACATCCTTCGGCCTGCCGGCCAGTTTCTGGCGGCTGGCGGTGAAAACCGAAGAAGAGAATACCAGGCTGATTGCTGCATTGGAGGAAATACTGCATGTACGGTAA
- a CDS encoding VOC family protein, translating into MDKHQAAAGLCHVAIRTRDILESVRFYTEILGLPEAFRMHGEDGSLATVYIFLAPGQYLELFANGRKETAADSETIGFCHLCLMTHDIQRSYETVRAKGGPLDSEIRRGLSRCLMFWIHDPDGTQIEIMEMPPESLQAQADKRLAGSNG; encoded by the coding sequence ATGGATAAGCATCAGGCCGCAGCGGGGCTGTGTCATGTCGCGATCCGGACCCGGGACATTCTCGAAAGTGTCCGGTTTTATACGGAAATCCTCGGTCTTCCGGAGGCCTTCCGTATGCACGGGGAAGACGGTTCCCTGGCAACCGTATATATCTTCCTGGCACCCGGACAGTATCTGGAATTATTTGCCAACGGGCGGAAAGAAACAGCGGCTGATTCGGAAACAATCGGCTTCTGCCATCTCTGCCTGATGACCCATGATATCCAGCGTTCCTATGAAACCGTCCGTGCAAAAGGCGGTCCGCTGGACTCAGAAATCCGCCGCGGCTTATCCCGGTGCCTCATGTTCTGGATCCATGACCCGGACGGCACGCAGATTGAAATCATGGAAATGCCGCCTGAATCCCTCCAGGCTCAGGCTGACAAACGCCTGGCCGGTTCAAACGGATAA
- a CDS encoding ABC transporter substrate-binding protein → MKKLVALLLALTVLAMASMAMAEGKVMLYSSMQEAQLQAIEQAFEAKYPDVDMEYYYAGGGKLVTKMTTEAQDNGQIASDLVWLGDPSDYEAFKANGWLQPYVSPETDHIAKEYMDPDGYYTAGRLVTMGVAWNIGLVDEADAPQTWNDFLDPKWQGQIIMTDPSQASTTKYWMAAMMQNPKYGEDYFKALKANGVELESGTTATHNRVADASYEVGICLDYVSANLIAEGSPMAFHYTTEDVITMTSPIAMIKGCANEDNAKLLMDFILSKEGQEVLVANNLVSVRDDVEMQVDTSAIAAINMEVDYNDLGANLQTYLDNFNKIFDK, encoded by the coding sequence ATGAAGAAACTCGTCGCTCTACTGCTTGCCCTGACCGTGCTTGCTATGGCTTCCATGGCGATGGCAGAAGGAAAGGTTATGCTCTACTCTTCCATGCAGGAAGCGCAGCTGCAGGCCATTGAACAGGCATTTGAAGCCAAATATCCCGATGTGGATATGGAATACTACTATGCCGGCGGCGGTAAGCTGGTTACCAAGATGACCACTGAAGCCCAGGATAACGGCCAGATTGCCAGCGACCTCGTGTGGCTGGGCGACCCGTCCGACTATGAAGCCTTCAAGGCCAATGGCTGGCTGCAGCCCTACGTATCTCCTGAAACAGATCACATTGCCAAGGAATATATGGATCCCGACGGATACTACACCGCCGGCCGTCTGGTGACCATGGGCGTGGCCTGGAATATCGGCCTGGTGGATGAAGCGGATGCTCCCCAGACCTGGAATGATTTCCTGGATCCCAAGTGGCAGGGCCAGATTATCATGACCGACCCGTCCCAGGCTTCCACCACCAAGTACTGGATGGCTGCCATGATGCAGAATCCCAAGTACGGTGAAGATTACTTTAAAGCCCTGAAGGCCAACGGTGTGGAACTGGAGAGCGGCACCACCGCCACCCATAACCGCGTGGCTGACGCTTCCTATGAAGTAGGTATCTGCCTTGACTACGTGTCCGCGAACCTGATCGCTGAAGGTTCTCCCATGGCGTTCCACTACACCACCGAGGACGTAATCACCATGACCAGCCCCATTGCCATGATCAAGGGCTGCGCCAATGAAGACAATGCCAAACTGCTGATGGACTTCATTCTTTCCAAGGAAGGACAGGAAGTACTGGTAGCCAACAACCTGGTTTCCGTCCGTGACGATGTGGAGATGCAGGTGGATACTTCCGCCATCGCCGCGATCAACATGGAAGTTGATTACAATGACCTGGGCGCGAACCTGCAGACCTACCTGGACAATTTCAATAAGATCTTCGATAAGTAA
- a CDS encoding ABC transporter ATP-binding protein, whose product MANVKFDNITFRYGTNTVLENFSLEVESGTIVCLVGPSGCGKTTLVRALLGLNKPETGSITVGDRVLFDAKKRVNVPAEKRNIGIVFQDYAVWPHMTVLENVSYPLKKQRRPKDEIRQRAMKALEQVHMTEYANHLPNQLSGGQQQRVAIARALVIDSDLLVMDEPITNLDAKLREEMLLEIRMIQKRLNATILYITHDQQSALQLCDKMAIMEQDGTLCQYGTDEEIILRPANRFTFEFIGVSNFLPLEKEGDSLFLNCGEKIPYPLEVPEEAANGGYEIGVRPNDIVFDSQSPLKAKVDSRVFLGSEYNYFLSLGQKQIRVQQSMLDARTTGVANEGETVGIRFLNTRCYPAKKGGASA is encoded by the coding sequence ATGGCAAACGTCAAATTTGACAATATCACTTTCCGCTACGGCACGAACACGGTACTTGAAAACTTCTCACTGGAAGTGGAAAGCGGAACAATCGTGTGCCTGGTAGGACCGTCCGGCTGCGGTAAAACAACACTGGTGCGTGCCCTGCTGGGATTGAACAAACCGGAAACGGGCTCGATCACCGTGGGCGACCGGGTGCTGTTTGACGCGAAGAAACGCGTGAATGTGCCGGCGGAAAAACGAAATATCGGCATTGTGTTCCAGGACTACGCCGTGTGGCCCCACATGACGGTACTGGAAAACGTAAGCTATCCCCTGAAAAAGCAGCGCAGGCCCAAGGATGAAATCCGCCAGAGGGCCATGAAAGCATTGGAACAGGTGCATATGACGGAATACGCCAATCACCTGCCGAACCAGCTTTCAGGCGGACAGCAGCAACGCGTGGCAATCGCCCGTGCCCTTGTCATTGACAGTGACTTGCTGGTTATGGATGAACCCATTACCAACCTGGACGCTAAGCTGCGGGAAGAAATGCTGCTGGAAATCCGGATGATCCAGAAGAGGCTGAATGCTACGATCCTGTATATCACCCACGATCAACAGTCCGCACTGCAGCTGTGCGACAAGATGGCGATTATGGAGCAGGACGGCACCCTCTGTCAGTACGGAACAGACGAGGAGATCATCCTGCGTCCGGCCAACCGTTTCACCTTTGAGTTCATCGGTGTTTCCAATTTCCTGCCCCTGGAGAAGGAGGGAGACAGCCTGTTCCTGAACTGTGGCGAAAAGATTCCCTATCCCCTGGAGGTACCTGAAGAGGCAGCAAACGGCGGATACGAAATCGGCGTACGGCCTAACGATATCGTCTTTGATTCTCAGTCACCGCTGAAGGCCAAAGTGGATTCCAGGGTGTTCCTGGGCAGTGAATATAACTACTTCCTTTCCCTGGGACAGAAACAGATCCGTGTGCAGCAGTCCATGCTGGACGCCAGGACAACGGGCGTGGCCAATGAAGGGGAAACCGTGGGAATCCGGTTCCTGAACACCCGCTGCTATCCCGCAAAGAAAGGAGGCGCATCCGCATGA
- a CDS encoding flavodoxin family protein produces MKVLMLNGSPHENGNTALAFREMEQVFRENGVEVENILLGKKAIRGCIACGTCRKNGKCVFDDVVNELAEKFSDADGLVVGSPVYFGSANGTLVSALQRLFYSTSFDKSLKVGASVVCARRSGCTATFDELNKFFTLANMPVASSQYWNNIYGGIPGEAETDMEGRQVMRVLARNMVFLMKSIALGKAEIGIPQAEEPRVWTNFIR; encoded by the coding sequence CTGAAAGTCCTGATGCTAAACGGGAGCCCGCATGAAAATGGCAATACTGCCCTTGCCTTCCGGGAAATGGAGCAGGTCTTCCGGGAAAACGGCGTGGAAGTTGAAAACATCCTCCTGGGGAAAAAGGCGATCCGCGGATGCATTGCCTGCGGAACCTGCCGGAAAAACGGAAAATGCGTTTTTGATGACGTTGTCAATGAACTGGCTGAAAAATTCAGTGATGCGGACGGCCTGGTCGTCGGTTCGCCGGTTTATTTCGGTTCTGCCAATGGCACGCTGGTATCTGCGCTGCAGCGGCTGTTCTACAGCACTTCCTTTGACAAGAGCCTGAAGGTCGGGGCCAGCGTGGTCTGTGCCCGGCGTTCCGGATGCACCGCCACCTTTGATGAGCTGAACAAGTTCTTTACCCTGGCCAATATGCCGGTAGCCTCCAGCCAGTACTGGAACAATATTTACGGTGGTATTCCCGGCGAGGCAGAGACGGACATGGAAGGCCGCCAGGTCATGCGCGTGCTGGCAAGGAATATGGTTTTCCTCATGAAGAGCATTGCCCTGGGCAAAGCGGAAATCGGAATTCCCCAGGCGGAAGAACCCCGGGTATGGACAAACTTCATCCGCTGA
- a CDS encoding AraC family transcriptional regulator yields the protein MEWIAAMQRAITYMEEHLLEEINYEDVAKHVHTSCYEFHRAFSFLTGITANAYIRNRRLSLAGREIVETDASITDIALKYGYETPESFTKAFARFHGIAPSFARQKSAKLVLFNPLTIKLTVEGGKSMDYRIVQTEQQKFIAMVRSFPIEIINDDDNHDVADFWEECNQKNLIGPMCGLRPDGKRDLYGLCSPTKEGKDTFEYGIGVLLDGDTAAFDLAEMEKAGYSVWDVKPGTYVVFDCVGEDGDCITETWSKFYKEFLPQMGYEASEETDYEIYFEKGRPGIFCELWIPVKKK from the coding sequence ATGGAGTGGATCGCGGCAATGCAGCGGGCAATCACCTACATGGAAGAGCATCTGCTGGAAGAAATCAACTATGAAGACGTAGCGAAGCATGTGCACACTTCGTGTTATGAGTTTCATAGGGCTTTCAGCTTCCTGACGGGAATCACTGCCAACGCCTATATCCGTAACCGCAGGCTGTCTCTCGCCGGACGGGAAATCGTGGAAACCGATGCTTCCATTACAGACATTGCGCTGAAATACGGATATGAAACACCGGAAAGCTTCACCAAAGCTTTTGCGAGGTTTCATGGAATCGCGCCCAGTTTTGCCAGGCAGAAATCCGCGAAGCTCGTACTTTTCAACCCTCTCACAATCAAATTGACAGTGGAAGGCGGTAAAAGTATGGACTACAGAATCGTACAGACAGAGCAGCAGAAGTTTATTGCCATGGTTCGGAGCTTCCCGATTGAGATCATCAATGATGACGACAACCACGATGTTGCTGATTTCTGGGAAGAATGCAATCAGAAGAACCTGATCGGCCCGATGTGCGGCCTGCGTCCGGATGGCAAACGGGACCTGTACGGCCTTTGCTCCCCGACAAAGGAAGGCAAGGACACCTTTGAATACGGAATCGGCGTCCTGCTCGACGGGGACACTGCCGCGTTTGACCTTGCGGAAATGGAAAAGGCCGGCTACAGCGTCTGGGATGTGAAACCGGGAACCTATGTGGTCTTTGACTGTGTCGGTGAAGACGGAGACTGCATCACCGAGACCTGGTCCAAATTCTACAAGGAATTCCTGCCCCAGATGGGCTATGAAGCCTCCGAAGAAACAGATTATGAAATCTATTTTGAAAAAGGCAGACCCGGCATCTTCTGCGAGCTGTGGATCCCGGTAAAAAAGAAGTAA